A single Fusobacterium hominis DNA region contains:
- the tet(L) gene encoding tetracycline efflux MFS transporter Tet(L), whose translation MKCNSQSNLRHNQILIWLCILSFFSVLNEMVLNVSLPDIANDFNKPPASTNWVNTAFMLTFSIGTAVYGKLSDQLGIKRLLLFGIIINCFGSVIGFVGHSFFSLLIMARFIQGAGAAAFPALVMVVVARYIPKENRGKAFGLIGSIVAMGEGVGPAIGGMIAHYIHWSYLLLIPMITIITVPFLMKLLKKEVRIKGHFDIKGIILMSVGIVFFMLFTTSYSISFLIVSVLSFLIFVKHIRKVTDPFVDPGLGKNIPFMIGVLCGGIIFGTVAGFVSMVPYMMKDVHQLSTAEIGSVIIFPGTMSVIIFGYIGGILVDRRGPLYVLNIGVTFLSVSFLTASFLLETTSWFMTIIIVFVLGGLSFTKTVISTIVSSSLKQQEAGAGMSLLNFTSFLSEGTGIAIVGGLLSIPLLDQRLLPMEVDQSTYLYSNLLLLFSGIIVISWLVTLNVYKHSQRDF comes from the coding sequence ATGAAGTGTAATTCACAATCGAATTTACGACACAACCAAATTTTAATTTGGCTTTGCATTTTATCTTTTTTTAGCGTATTAAATGAAATGGTTTTGAACGTCTCATTACCTGATATTGCAAATGATTTTAATAAACCACCTGCGAGTACAAACTGGGTGAACACAGCCTTTATGTTAACCTTTTCCATTGGAACAGCTGTATATGGAAAGCTATCTGATCAATTAGGCATCAAAAGGTTACTCCTATTTGGAATTATAATAAATTGTTTCGGGTCGGTAATTGGGTTTGTTGGCCATTCTTTCTTTTCCTTACTTATTATGGCTCGTTTTATTCAAGGGGCTGGTGCAGCTGCATTTCCAGCACTCGTAATGGTTGTAGTTGCGCGCTATATTCCAAAGGAAAATAGGGGTAAAGCATTTGGTCTTATTGGATCGATAGTAGCCATGGGAGAAGGAGTCGGTCCAGCGATTGGTGGAATGATAGCCCATTATATTCATTGGTCCTATCTTCTACTCATTCCTATGATAACAATTATCACTGTTCCGTTTCTTATGAAATTATTAAAGAAAGAAGTAAGGATAAAAGGTCATTTTGATATCAAAGGAATTATACTAATGTCTGTAGGCATTGTATTTTTTATGTTGTTTACAACATCATATAGCATTTCTTTTCTTATCGTTAGCGTGCTGTCATTCCTGATATTTGTAAAACATATCAGGAAAGTAACAGATCCTTTTGTTGATCCCGGATTAGGGAAAAATATACCTTTTATGATTGGAGTTCTTTGTGGGGGAATTATATTTGGAACAGTAGCAGGGTTTGTCTCTATGGTTCCTTATATGATGAAAGATGTTCACCAGCTAAGTACTGCCGAAATCGGAAGTGTAATTATTTTCCCTGGAACAATGAGTGTCATTATTTTCGGCTACATTGGTGGGATACTTGTTGATAGAAGAGGTCCTTTATACGTGTTAAACATCGGAGTTACATTTCTTTCTGTTAGCTTTTTAACTGCTTCCTTTCTTTTAGAAACAACATCATGGTTCATGACAATTATAATCGTATTTGTTTTAGGTGGGCTTTCGTTCACCAAAACAGTTATATCAACAATTGTTTCAAGTAGCTTGAAACAGCAGGAAGCTGGTGCTGGAATGAGTTTGCTTAACTTTACCAGCTTTTTATCAGAGGGAACAGGTATTGCAATTGTAGGTGGTTTATTATCCATACCCTTACTTGATCAAAGGTTGTTACCTATGGAAGTTGATCAGTCAACTTATCTGTATAGTAATTTGTTATTACTTTTTTCAGGAATCATTGTCATTAGTTGGCTGGTTACCTTGAATGTATATAAACATTCTCAAAGGGATTTCTAA
- a CDS encoding FadR/GntR family transcriptional regulator has protein sequence MQKSHTKVSEYIWGKIYNKELKVGDKIPSERDLAKILGISRNSVREGLRIMDNVGIISSQHGSGNYVSAKFEDTIAEIMSFMYLFHGMDDRQITEFRYALEWQAVNLVSGKISDDMKKRFMMHLEALENSKDEDEGAFHDKAIHYLLIEATKNDYMIYNYNALTEVMNLYIPRLRGKIILGMKGEKDLQSVHRQIIEGLIEGDTEKSLKGLHAHFKYIMKYQDT, from the coding sequence ATGCAAAAATCACATACGAAAGTAAGTGAATATATTTGGGGCAAGATTTATAATAAGGAATTAAAAGTTGGAGATAAAATTCCATCTGAAAGAGATTTAGCAAAAATATTAGGAATAAGCAGAAACTCAGTAAGAGAAGGACTTCGTATAATGGATAATGTTGGAATAATATCTAGTCAACATGGATCTGGAAATTATGTTTCTGCAAAATTTGAAGATACAATAGCTGAAATAATGAGTTTTATGTATCTTTTTCATGGCATGGACGACAGACAAATTACAGAGTTTAGGTATGCTCTTGAGTGGCAAGCAGTGAATCTTGTATCTGGAAAAATTTCAGATGATATGAAAAAAAGATTTATGATGCATTTAGAGGCATTAGAAAACTCTAAAGATGAGGATGAGGGCGCTTTCCATGACAAAGCAATACATTATCTTCTAATAGAAGCTACTAAAAATGATTATATGATTTATAATTATAATGCACTAACTGAAGTGATGAACCTTTATATTCCAAGATTAAGAGGAAAAATAATACTAGGAATGAAAGGAGAAAAAGATTTACAAAGTGTTCATAGACAGATAATAGAAGGTTTAATTGAAGGAGATACGGAAAAAAGCCTCAAAGGATTGCATGCACATTTTAAATATATAATGAAGTATCAAGATACTTAA
- a CDS encoding LemA family protein has translation MSALIVIIVIIVLLILFVISYHNKFVTLHERVKNAWSQIDVQLQKRFDLVPNLVETVKGYATHEKETLEKVISARSRYTTASTIDEKMKANGELSSVLSRLMMVSESYPELKANDNFLDLQRQLKDIEDKIGYARQFYNDTVTRYNQSIKMIPGNIIAGIFNFSEEPLFKVEETAKEAPKVHF, from the coding sequence ATGTCAGCATTAATAGTTATTATTGTTATAATAGTGTTACTAATATTATTTGTAATTAGTTATCACAATAAATTTGTTACACTTCATGAAAGAGTTAAAAATGCATGGAGTCAAATAGATGTACAATTACAAAAAAGATTTGATTTAGTACCTAATTTAGTTGAGACAGTTAAAGGATATGCTACTCATGAAAAAGAAACTTTAGAAAAAGTAATATCTGCTAGAAGTAGATACACTACTGCATCTACAATAGATGAAAAAATGAAAGCGAATGGAGAATTGAGTTCAGTATTAAGTAGACTTATGATGGTTTCAGAAAGCTATCCTGAGCTTAAAGCAAATGATAATTTTTTAGATCTTCAAAGACAACTTAAAGATATTGAAGATAAAATAGGATATGCAAGACAGTTTTATAATGATACTGTAACCAGATACAATCAATCTATAAAAATGATTCCAGGAAATATAATAGCAGGAATATTTAATTTTTCAGAAGAGCCTCTATTTAAAGTTGAAGAAACAGCAAAAGAAGCTCCTAAGGTCCATTTTTAG
- a CDS encoding DUF2207 domain-containing protein, which translates to MKKIALIFILLCTVIFGRTAYRIETLDITADIQKDGSMNVEERVLYNIGDINGIFYNIDALGYGKLKNLEVFYEEDRGKGFEKAIESNYPDRGTYTLGENEGLYKIKLYAPARNEDKEFIFRYTLTRGVTVYKDIAQLNRKMVGKDWDVGIEHIKLTINLPESVPKKEIYAFGHGPLTGNIEIKDGRTIIYTLDNYKPGEFLEVNLLFPKNILTDFNPFMVKNEKVLNKILASEKRLAQEANEQRQNAIMRLFAGRIVFAIGVLWWIFLVIYIYIKNSKRHKVENPYGEYFRDLPDDYSPAIAGTLVSRKMYPESQELFASILDLIRKKDLVLVEQNGKTILKLQDNGDGDLKDYEKFLLDWYIKELGNGKEVVLEDIDRNINTKTKARMFNNNYERWQTMVYTAMLSKNLRNDKRDKISTSLGMITGMGYFMGGMPLSAYFGTPIFVVLVILGFILLPYTLSRKRFSLEKEKAYARWKAFKKFLVDYSNLEEAKLASIQLWEHYFVYAVALGVADKVAKGYKKIMSQKGEGVDSNVVGLTTSSIMGMYMYGNMFNNIQQSTERAVRRSLESIAKSNASSPMGSGGGFSGGSSGGGGGRGGGGAF; encoded by the coding sequence ATGAAAAAAATAGCCTTGATATTTATTCTTCTATGTACAGTAATCTTTGGAAGAACAGCTTATAGAATAGAAACACTTGATATAACTGCTGATATTCAAAAAGATGGAAGTATGAATGTAGAAGAAAGGGTTTTATACAATATTGGAGATATCAATGGGATATTTTATAATATAGATGCACTTGGGTATGGGAAACTAAAAAATCTGGAAGTATTTTATGAAGAAGATAGAGGAAAAGGCTTTGAAAAAGCTATTGAAAGTAACTATCCAGATAGAGGAACATATACGCTAGGAGAAAATGAAGGATTATATAAAATAAAACTTTATGCTCCAGCACGAAATGAGGATAAAGAATTTATATTTAGATATACACTTACAAGGGGTGTAACTGTATATAAAGATATAGCACAACTAAATAGAAAAATGGTTGGTAAGGATTGGGACGTAGGAATAGAGCATATAAAACTAACTATTAATCTTCCTGAGTCAGTGCCCAAAAAAGAAATTTATGCATTTGGACATGGACCACTAACAGGAAATATAGAGATCAAAGATGGAAGAACAATTATTTATACTTTAGATAATTATAAGCCAGGAGAATTTCTAGAGGTAAATTTACTTTTCCCTAAGAATATTCTAACAGATTTTAATCCTTTTATGGTAAAAAATGAGAAAGTTCTAAATAAGATTTTAGCATCTGAAAAACGTCTTGCACAAGAAGCAAATGAGCAAAGACAAAATGCGATAATGAGATTATTTGCAGGACGTATTGTATTTGCAATAGGAGTTTTATGGTGGATTTTCCTTGTTATTTATATATATATAAAAAATAGTAAACGTCATAAAGTTGAAAATCCTTATGGTGAGTATTTTAGAGATCTTCCAGATGACTATAGTCCAGCAATAGCAGGTACATTAGTATCTAGAAAAATGTATCCAGAATCACAAGAATTATTTGCAAGTATTCTAGATTTAATTAGGAAAAAGGATTTAGTTCTTGTAGAACAAAATGGCAAAACAATACTCAAACTACAAGATAATGGAGATGGAGACTTAAAAGATTATGAAAAATTTCTTTTGGATTGGTATATAAAAGAACTTGGAAATGGAAAAGAAGTTGTGTTAGAAGATATTGATAGAAACATCAATACTAAAACTAAAGCTAGAATGTTTAATAATAATTATGAAAGATGGCAAACAATGGTATATACAGCTATGCTTTCTAAAAATTTAAGAAATGATAAACGAGATAAGATATCTACTTCTTTAGGAATGATTACAGGAATGGGATATTTTATGGGAGGAATGCCACTTTCAGCATATTTTGGTACTCCGATTTTTGTAGTGTTAGTAATATTAGGTTTTATTTTGCTTCCATATACATTGTCTCGTAAGAGATTTAGTTTAGAAAAAGAAAAAGCTTATGCAAGGTGGAAAGCTTTTAAAAAGTTCCTAGTAGACTATAGTAATTTAGAAGAAGCAAAGTTAGCTTCAATACAACTTTGGGAACATTATTTTGTATATGCTGTAGCTCTTGGAGTTGCAGATAAAGTAGCTAAAGGATATAAAAAAATTATGTCTCAAAAAGGTGAAGGAGTTGATTCTAATGTAGTTGGACTTACAACTTCATCAATTATGGGAATGTATATGTATGGTAACATGTTTAATAATATACAACAAAGTACAGAAAGAGCTGTGAGACGTTCTCTTGAAAGTATTGCAAAATCTAATGCCTCTTCTCCAATGGGAAGTGGTGGTGGATTTAGTGGAGGTTCTTCAGGAGGAGGCGGAGGCCGTGGCGGCGGAGGTGCTTTCTAA
- a CDS encoding IS3 family transposase, translating into MAIKEVAFEYKYSIKFLCEVWKINRRSYYKWLHRTPSNREKENEIIKEKILEIYYSVNKIYGFRRITMNVNHQMNKNYNVKRIYRLMKDELNISSIIRRKKKKYIKTSAEYQSENILNRNFSAENPQQKVLTDITEFKYGKDKKIYLCATLDLYDRSILSYSFSNKADTKLVLEVLNNSFDSNLTTKRILHSDRGSQFRSLEYKSALEKLNITHSMSRVGKCIDNGPMEGLFGNIKVEKYYLKKYKTLSELEKDISEYIKFYNEERLQKNLGNRSPIEYRKFKEKNVDN; encoded by the coding sequence TTGGCTATTAAAGAAGTTGCTTTTGAATACAAATATTCTATAAAATTTCTTTGTGAAGTTTGGAAAATTAATAGAAGATCATATTACAAGTGGTTACACAGAACTCCTTCAAATAGAGAAAAAGAAAATGAAATTATTAAAGAAAAAATTTTAGAAATATACTATTCTGTAAATAAGATTTACGGCTTTCGTAGAATAACTATGAATGTTAACCATCAAATGAATAAAAACTATAATGTTAAAAGAATCTATAGATTAATGAAAGATGAACTAAATATTTCTTCTATAATAAGAAGAAAAAAGAAAAAATATATTAAAACTTCCGCTGAATATCAATCTGAGAATATATTAAATAGGAATTTTTCGGCGGAAAATCCTCAACAAAAAGTATTAACTGATATAACAGAGTTTAAATATGGTAAAGATAAAAAAATATACCTCTGTGCTACTTTAGATCTATATGATAGATCAATTTTATCATATTCTTTTTCAAATAAAGCTGATACAAAATTAGTATTAGAAGTTTTAAATAATAGTTTTGATAGTAACTTAACTACTAAGAGAATATTACATAGTGATAGAGGAAGTCAATTTAGATCTTTAGAATATAAATCTGCTTTAGAAAAATTAAATATAACTCATAGTATGTCAAGAGTGGGAAAGTGTATAGATAATGGTCCAATGGAAGGATTATTTGGAAATATAAAAGTAGAAAAATACTATTTAAAGAAATATAAAACTTTATCAGAATTAGAAAAAGATATTTCAGAGTATATAAAATTTTACAATGAAGAGAGACTTCAAAAAAATTTAGGGAATAGAAGTCCAATAGAATATAGGAAATTTAAAGAAAAAAATGTTGATAATTAA
- a CDS encoding ferredoxin family protein, whose product MKKMTIEDKLGLNIFHVDEENSHIEIDKDFTDEKEIQKLLLACPAECYKYNDGKLSFSHLGCLECGTCRVLSHGKIVKKWKYPIGEVGVTYRQG is encoded by the coding sequence ATGAAAAAAATGACAATTGAAGACAAATTAGGTCTTAATATATTCCATGTTGATGAAGAAAATTCTCATATTGAAATTGACAAAGATTTCACAGATGAAAAAGAAATACAAAAACTACTTCTAGCTTGTCCTGCAGAGTGTTATAAATATAATGATGGAAAATTAAGTTTTAGTCATCTAGGGTGCCTAGAATGTGGTACATGTAGAGTATTATCCCATGGTAAAATTGTCAAAAAATGGAAATATCCAATTGGAGAAGTTGGTGTAACTTATAGACAAGGATAA
- a CDS encoding helix-turn-helix domain-containing protein: MSNKVKFTPEQKMFFVLKFRELKISLAEFCRLYNVERTAIHRWSIKYDNEGLEGLKEIKKPTKYPSHVLINSVKDYLTGNFSMLQIVKIYNLSGDAVLRTWLKWYNTPKWNIKVGEFMAREKISKDKKIQLVLQYINKEKSAKEIATNNDITEGQLRDWARKYKIHGDNALDDKRGIRKDQSDLSQEEILKRKNKELEEKNRRLEAELLLIKKLKELEGGVI; this comes from the coding sequence ATGTCTAATAAAGTTAAATTTACTCCTGAACAAAAAATGTTTTTTGTCTTAAAATTTAGAGAACTCAAAATCTCTCTTGCTGAATTTTGTAGATTGTATAATGTTGAAAGAACTGCTATCCATAGGTGGTCTATTAAATATGATAATGAAGGTTTAGAAGGGCTTAAAGAAATTAAAAAACCCACTAAATATCCTTCTCATGTATTGATTAATTCTGTTAAAGATTATTTAACTGGAAATTTCTCTATGCTACAAATTGTAAAAATATATAATCTTTCTGGCGATGCTGTTTTAAGAACTTGGTTAAAATGGTATAATACTCCTAAATGGAATATTAAAGTAGGAGAGTTTATGGCTAGAGAGAAAATATCAAAAGATAAAAAAATTCAATTAGTTTTACAATATATTAATAAAGAAAAGTCTGCTAAAGAAATAGCTACAAATAATGATATTACTGAAGGACAGCTTAGAGATTGGGCTAGAAAGTATAAAATTCATGGCGATAATGCTTTAGATGATAAAAGGGGAATTAGAAAGGATCAAAGCGACCTTTCTCAAGAAGAAATTTTAAAAAGAAAAAATAAAGAATTAGAAGAAAAAAATAGAAGACTTGAGGCTGAGTTGCTATTAATAAAAAAGTTGAAAGAATTGGAAGGGGGAGTGATCTAA